From the Polyangiaceae bacterium genome, one window contains:
- a CDS encoding transglycosylase SLT domain-containing protein has translation MRRRVLGSVGVVLVACTRTGPGSAPEPDGAPTLTRAAVGAQRAAAQASTALEEGPPLGDWVELVRMHRYADAARSMDALGAQEKARPDVRYARAVVASKLGDHARVVSELRGLEHPLLGAEMELLRAESALEVGPYAAAGKYFGQRSDAESLSKSATAFERAKEPGMARAAADKAVAAAAKLKRGESQQALARAVRARIAEAAGDTNTAVLDLRWIATNAPTHSAAEGVAARLAKLAPPRALTKQERYARALALADAGNVDEVDQELAALGSAPGASLGPASSLHARGWALYMSRRDPAKAAELLEQAAAKDSAHAVKDGFYAARARSRAHQDDRAIQMYERLAARFPKSGYGEQALYLAARLRYIGGRFNEAAAAYDRYSARYKKRGRFLDSANYERAVSWLVAGRHAKAARAFKALADATEHRVRDSRYEQLHGVALEAAGDKTAAAREFRGVIKEHPLSFPALAAAARLKKMGEAVPVSIEPAPAGRGGAPLDVKLPDKVRLLQRLGLDGAAETELARQEEELRRTYAPRGDEALCAAYGTLSSAGRRYRVGQRAAKWQSLNQAPGSGNRWLWDCIYPRPYEELVRDAERSNELPRDFIYAIMRQESAFAPEVVSPANAVGLMQLIPPTAKSVAKELDMPYDPLGLYSPAVNIKMGSYYLSKVLDTFGGNVALAAAAYNAGPAAVSRWLSTGENLPLDLWVARIPYSETRGYVTRVLGNIARYAYLTGGEAKVPALDLALPKGLRAPPDAY, from the coding sequence CGACCCTCACGCGCGCCGCGGTGGGTGCGCAGCGTGCTGCCGCCCAAGCCAGTACGGCTTTGGAGGAAGGGCCGCCCCTAGGAGACTGGGTGGAGCTGGTCCGCATGCATCGCTACGCAGATGCGGCGCGCAGCATGGATGCCTTGGGGGCGCAGGAGAAGGCGCGACCGGACGTGCGCTACGCGCGGGCGGTGGTCGCCAGCAAACTCGGTGACCACGCTCGGGTGGTCAGTGAGCTGCGAGGACTCGAGCATCCACTGTTGGGCGCGGAGATGGAACTCCTGCGCGCCGAAAGCGCGCTCGAGGTCGGGCCCTATGCCGCGGCCGGGAAGTACTTCGGCCAACGTAGCGACGCCGAGTCGCTGTCCAAGAGCGCAACCGCCTTCGAACGCGCCAAAGAGCCGGGCATGGCGCGGGCGGCTGCGGACAAGGCCGTCGCGGCTGCAGCCAAGCTCAAGCGCGGCGAATCGCAACAAGCGCTGGCGCGTGCCGTTCGTGCGCGGATTGCCGAGGCTGCAGGGGATACCAACACTGCAGTGCTGGACCTCCGCTGGATCGCCACCAACGCTCCGACGCACTCCGCTGCCGAAGGCGTGGCGGCACGCTTGGCGAAGCTCGCACCGCCGAGGGCGCTGACCAAACAGGAGCGCTACGCCAGGGCGCTGGCGTTGGCGGACGCGGGCAACGTCGACGAGGTCGACCAAGAGCTTGCTGCGCTAGGCAGCGCGCCCGGTGCATCCCTCGGTCCCGCAAGCTCCTTGCATGCGCGGGGGTGGGCCCTCTACATGTCGCGGCGGGATCCCGCCAAAGCCGCCGAGCTCCTCGAGCAAGCAGCGGCAAAGGACTCGGCCCATGCGGTGAAGGACGGCTTTTACGCGGCGCGCGCGCGCTCGCGGGCGCATCAGGATGATCGCGCCATTCAGATGTACGAGCGGCTCGCCGCGCGATTCCCGAAGTCGGGCTACGGAGAGCAGGCCCTGTACCTGGCCGCACGCCTCCGCTACATCGGCGGCCGTTTCAACGAGGCGGCGGCGGCATACGATCGCTACTCAGCCCGCTACAAGAAGCGCGGACGGTTTTTGGACAGCGCCAACTACGAACGCGCGGTGTCCTGGTTGGTAGCGGGCCGACACGCCAAGGCCGCGCGCGCCTTCAAAGCCCTGGCCGACGCCACGGAGCACCGCGTGCGCGACTCGCGCTACGAACAGCTCCACGGCGTGGCGTTGGAGGCCGCGGGGGACAAGACTGCAGCGGCTCGCGAGTTTCGCGGTGTGATCAAAGAGCACCCGCTGTCCTTTCCCGCGCTGGCCGCGGCGGCGCGTCTGAAGAAGATGGGCGAGGCTGTGCCCGTGTCGATCGAACCCGCACCGGCGGGTCGCGGCGGGGCGCCCCTGGACGTCAAGCTGCCGGACAAGGTGCGGCTGCTGCAGCGGCTTGGTCTGGATGGGGCGGCCGAAACGGAACTGGCGCGGCAGGAGGAAGAGCTACGGCGCACTTACGCACCCCGAGGGGACGAGGCACTGTGCGCCGCGTACGGCACGCTCTCCAGCGCTGGACGTCGGTACCGAGTCGGTCAACGTGCCGCGAAGTGGCAGTCCCTCAATCAAGCGCCGGGGAGCGGCAATCGTTGGTTGTGGGATTGCATTTATCCACGACCCTACGAAGAGCTCGTTCGCGATGCCGAGCGCAGCAACGAACTACCGCGCGACTTCATCTACGCCATCATGCGCCAAGAGAGCGCCTTCGCTCCCGAGGTCGTCTCGCCTGCCAATGCCGTGGGCCTGATGCAGCTCATCCCGCCGACGGCGAAGAGTGTCGCGAAAGAGCTGGACATGCCCTACGACCCGCTCGGCCTCTACAGCCCAGCTGTGAACATCAAGATGGGCAGCTACTACCTCTCCAAGGTGCTCGACACCTTCGGTGGCAACGTCGCGCTTGCTGCAGCTGCCTACAACGCCGGGCCCGCGGCTGTCTCGCGCTGGCTCAGCACGGGCGAGAACCTGCCGCTGGACCTCTGGGTCGCGCGCATTCCCTACTCGGAGACCCGTGGCTACGTCACACGAGTGCTGGGGAACATTGCCCGCTACGCCTACTTGACGGGGGGTGAGGCCAAGGTCCCAGCGCTTGACCTGGCCCTGCCGAAGGGACTCCGCGCTCCCCCGGATGCCTATTGA
- a CDS encoding PilZ domain-containing protein: MRRLPPPRRRLPTLLSMSETALLKQVRPSGERRVFERFDVGFPLSIVSAEHAQLGVCVSYSRRGMLVLGQERLHLGKRAALEIPLGSVGAASVRLEALVLRVKCDTSNRLFRFPTALLVKSHVPALVHEALLRAHRRAA, from the coding sequence ATGCGTCGACTGCCCCCGCCCCGCCGCCGCCTACCCACCCTGCTCAGCATGAGCGAGACAGCGCTGCTGAAGCAAGTCCGCCCGTCCGGAGAGCGCCGAGTCTTCGAGCGCTTCGACGTTGGATTCCCCCTGAGCATCGTCAGCGCGGAGCACGCTCAGCTCGGTGTGTGCGTGAGCTACTCGCGCCGCGGCATGTTGGTGCTCGGGCAGGAGCGACTGCATCTTGGAAAGCGCGCAGCGCTCGAGATCCCGCTGGGCAGCGTGGGAGCCGCAAGCGTGCGCCTCGAAGCCTTGGTCCTGCGGGTGAAGTGCGACACGAGCAATCGCTTGTTCCGCTTTCCCACCGCCTTGCTGGTCAAGTCGCACGTGCCCGCACTGGTGCACGAAGCCCTGTTGCGAGCACACCGACGCGCCGCCTGA